Proteins co-encoded in one Montipora capricornis isolate CH-2021 chromosome 12, ASM3666992v2, whole genome shotgun sequence genomic window:
- the LOC138027618 gene encoding radial spoke head protein 9 homolog: MEAEGLNMAIDYVGSSGVVLSTEQKAALQSSLVILKSNYKFRGVKFWGKILGVKSNYFIAQGVGKDELKDRKTLYSQDCVHWGLLPVVTESMRHNCSFVKGRFTGDPSYEYEHTEMKKGENQDGDGGEEENIVIVKEEDRLATTIEAIDYDVRIVPRGAYFRTALGTVEVNRSFEGLSVADSGKLSSYFHFREPFLLTQKTLLQKAELDKAIDFLDPIDTDVPKGGSWSIQFERGSGLVTLRSLHWLGFTFYHVPHSRKYGSIYFGLGTKNLDLPFML, translated from the exons ATGGAAGCAGAAGGTCTTAACATGGCAATCGACTATGTGGGCAGTAGTGGTGTTGTTTTGAGTACGGAACAGAAGGCAGCTTTGCAGTCTTCGTTGGTGATTTTGAAAAGCAATTACAAGTTTCGAGGAGTAAAATTTTGGGGCAAGATTCTTGGAGTAAAGAGCAACTACTTCATTGCACAGGGAGTAGGGAAAGACGAGTTGAAGGACAGAAAAACACTCTACAG TCAAGATTGTGTACACTGGGGATTATTGCCAGTAGTGACAGAGAGTATGCGGCACAACTGCTCATTTGTGAAGGGGCGGTTTACTGGGGATCCTTCGTATGAATATGAACACACAGAGATGAAGAAAGGGGAGAACCAAGATGGAGATGGTGGAGAGGAAGAAAACATT GTTATTGTAAAAGAAGAGGACAGGTTGGCAACAACCATTGAAGCCATAGATTATGATGTCAGAATAGTTCCCAGAGGTGCATACTTTCGGACAGCTCTTGGTACTGTAGAAGTGAACAGAAGTTTTGAAG GTCTTTCTGTGGCTGATTCAGGAAAACTGTCAAGCTATTTCCATTTCAGAGAACCATTCCTTTTAACACAGAAGACTCTTCTTCAAAAG GCTGAGCTGGATAAAGCTATTGATTTTCTTGATCCGATTGATACTGATGTTCCAAAGGGAG GTTCATGGAGCATCCAGTTCGAGAGAGGAAGTGGCCTCGTAACGCTCCGAAGCCTTCACTGGCTGGGCTTCACGTTTTATCACGTGCCACATTCTAGAAAATATGGCTCCATTTATTTTGGTCTTGGGACCAAAAATCTGGATTTGCCTTTCATGCTTTGA